A genome region from Anastrepha obliqua isolate idAnaObli1 chromosome 4, idAnaObli1_1.0, whole genome shotgun sequence includes the following:
- the LOC129244775 gene encoding proton-coupled amino acid transporter-like protein CG1139 yields the protein MMKSNTTTPTSKEKSNSVLTLVDINSRTNLTEKLQLSDEYLPSNYRDQVNGQSTSGAFIHLLKGSLGFGLLAMPMAFSNGGMLFSWIATLVVGILCTHCVHILVKTSQDICKTNKIPALSFSETTEMVFTKGPMPLRAWSVFARRFVDGSLMATYFAAACVYIVFIATSFHDVINYDTGLKWNVRIYIALTLIPCLLIGQIRNLKWLVPFSAMANIFIVVTFGIVLYDLFSEPLVLADKPLIAKTTQIPLFFATVIFAMEGIGSVMPIENAMKKPQQFLGCPGVLNSAMITVVALYSVIGFLGYARYGSEVRGSITLNLKDGSLLADIAKVLISVASLCAYGLVFYIPMEILWKKLSIKFEERNHNIAQIILRTCVILISGVIAAAIPNLEPFISLVGAVFLSLLGFFVPSVCETVYLWPDRLGWCKWKLYKNILLSAFSICALVAGSVASINEIIEMYSS from the exons ATGATGAAATCCAACACTACGACACCAACGTCCAAAGAGAAGTCAAATTCAGTTCTTACGCTAGTCGATATCAATTCACG CACAAACCTCACTGAAAAGCTACAGCTTAGCGATGAGTACCTTCCTTCGAACTATCGCGACCAAGTCAATGGGCAGTCGACAAGTGGCGCGTTTATTCATTTGCTGAAAGGTTCGTTAGGTTTCGGTCTTTTAGCAATGCCAATGGCCTTCTCCAATGGCGGTATGCTGTTCAGCTGGATTGCTACACTGGTGGTGGGCATCCTCTGTACGCATTGTGTGCACATATTG GTTAAAACATCACAAGATATCTGCAAGACGAATAAAATACCTGCTTTGAGTTTTTCTGAAACCACCGAAATGGTCTTTACAAAGGGTCCAATGCCATTGCGCGCATGGTCGGTTTTTGCAAG ACGTTTCGTTGATGGCAGTCTAATGGCCACATACTTTGCAGCAGCTTGtgtttatatagtttttattgcCACTTCGTTTCACGATGTCATCAACTATGACACCGGCCTGAAATGGAATGTGCGTATATACATCGCCTTGACTTTAATACCTTGCCTATTAATTGGTCAGATAAGAAATCTAAAATGGCTGGTGCCCTTCTCAGCCATGGCTAATATTTTCATAGTGGTCACATTCGGCATAGTGTTGTACGACTTATTCAGCGAACCGTTGGTGCTCGCAGATAAACCACTGATTGCAAAAACCACACAGATACCGCTCTTCTTTGCCACTGTCATATTCGCTATGGAGGGTATTGGCTCAGTTATGCCCATTGAAAATGCCATGAAGAAACCACAACAGTTCCTTGGCTGTCCTGGCGTGCTAAATTCAGCTATGATCACCGTGGTCGCATTGTATTCGGTTATTGGATTTTTAGGTTATGCACGTTATGGCAGTGAAGTGCGCGGCAGCATAACATTGAACTTGAAGGATGGTTCGCT tTTAGCTGACATTGCGAAAGTGCTGATATCCGTTGCCTCACTTTGTGCCTATGGACTGGTATTCTACATACCCATGGAAATTCTCTGGAAAAAGCTCAGCATCAAATTCGAAGAAAGAAATCATAACATCGCACAGATAATTTTACGTACGTGTGTTATACTGATTAGTGGTGTCATTGCCGCAGCTATACCCAATCTGGAACCGTTTATCAGTCTTGTTGGTGCCGTCTTTCTCTCACTACTGG GTTTTTTTGTACCCAGCGTTTGCGAGACTGTATATTTGTGGCCCGATCGCTTGGGCTGGTGCAAATGGAAATTGTACAAGAACATACTGCTGAGTGCCTTTTCGATATGTGCTCTAGTCGCAGGCTCTGTAGCGAGTATAAACGAAATCATTGAAATGTATAGCTCGTAG